The Fusarium fujikuroi IMI 58289 draft genome, chromosome FFUJ_chr01 sequence GTTATAAGCATTGGTAAATCAAGAATTCATAACATGAGTATTAAATTATTTGGGTTTTGATAATCTTTTCCCGCCCAACCTCCATACTCCTAAAAACGACTTTCGGATATTTCCTCCTGTAAGATGAGTGTGTGTAGTTAAAAAGCAAAAGAGCCCGTAGCAACATGCCAAGGCCGCGCAAAGTGGTATCATAGGTGTGTAGGCCGTTTCCCGTCCAAGTCATGATCCCtcgctctcttctctcttccagAATTTGATCATTCGCACTTGATTCTAGTCTTAATCTCGCCGGTTGTCTTCTTGTGACTGCGTCTCAGAACGTTCCAGCTCTTCTATACGGCGTTGAATCGCCTCTTTCTGGACTTGCAACGCCCTGATCTCCTCGTCCCGTGTCGCCGTATCCTCGCTCAGCTGACTATCGTTTTCGGTCATGCTGTTTGAGTCCGTAGCAGCCTCGTAAGCTGGTGGTGGCTCTGTGGTCTGGCGGCTCCTGTCACGACGACGGTTGGCGTCCGCAGCCGCGTAGAAGTTGTCTCCTGGTCCTGGCGAGGTGTGACGCATGCTTCCCACCGCACCGAGCTCGTGTGCTCGTCTCTTTTCCGTCTTCTTTCGCTCTCTTCGAATGAGCCAAAAGGCAAGTGCTCCTATCGCAAGCAGAACAAAAACCgcgacaccaacaccaatACCGATGCGAGCGCCCAGGGACAAGGATCGGCCATGATGCTCAGTACCTGGGatatcgtcctcatccttgagTCCAAGTGCATCTTTGTCGCTATCTTTGAACAGGGctcttatagtataaacaGCAATTGTTGCACCATATAAAGTCGTCGGTGTGTCTGACACAGCATCATAAGTCTGAGCTGTCTGGTTGTATGTGTAAGGAACAGCCAACACGGATGAAACCGAACGTTTACACAAATTGCCATCCAGAGTGTATTCCCTACTGCAATTAGAATGGTACATCCAAACACCTTCTCTCATGACTTACGATGAGCAGCAAATAGCTGTCGTTGTCTCGTCGTCCCGATTCTCACTAGTATCAACGCGCAGTGATACGGTGGTCCATCCATGAGGGCATGTGCCTGGACTGTAAACCCCTGTAAGGCCTTTATCGAACATGGCATCGGGATAGCAAGACAATGACTTGGCTCCAGCAATTGGCTGCAAGTCAAGCATTGCTGCGAGACCATCAGAACCTGACTGTGGTACCTTGTTTGCATCATAAGTCCATGTGCAATCAACAGGTCCGGTCCAAGGTGTGGTCATCGGTGGGAAAATCCCGTCATCATCTAGGTCGTCTTCATTGGTAGGCTTAGGTGCGATCACAAGTGTTGTTGGAGCAGGCGTTGGGTCGGATAGagagattgttgatgatggctcgGCGGAAGCTATTGATGATAACCCAGTTGATGTGgactcatcatcctcgatcGAAGAAGACATGGTTTTGGTGACTGCAAGGAATTGCAGTAATTGCAAATAACTCTAAGCTTATATGCCAGGCCGATTCGACTACAAGCCGCACCACGAGTGCTCTGCTTGCCGTCAACTCGGCGTATCAATGACGATCGTCACTTTTGTCCATCCGGCAATGCGACCAATGGTTTGCGTTCTCGTTGGATAAAAGGGCGCGTGAAAAGATTCGCTAGGCAGACAATCTGCAGTGTGGGGTTTCGGACAGACTTGGCTATATCTCAGCTGCAGACAAGAAGACGCGCGTGAAGAATATCGAGGACAGCGTCTCTGGCAATGTCGAAGGCCATCCGGGCGTAGGAACGAACCGATGGGGATAGATATATAACACAGACGGGAAAGACAAGAAATGGTGACAAATGAgtgaaaggaaaggaaaggaaaggttCGTACCCAAGAAACGACAAGAGCCAgccaagcaaagcaaagcaaagcaaacaGCAGACAAGTCCATAGCATGCCTgccgagcagcagcagcagcagcgagaaGACGGGTGCGGTAGCGTTGGTGTTCCCCCTTCTGAGGCCTTTGAAGGCTTGGCGAAATCTTATCACGGGTGGGTGCCGAGAAACGCCAAGGCCTGGATTGCACCGAAACACGTCCACGTTGACCGCTGTGAGTTCTGGGCAATGCCGCATTGTCCTCATTATCATAGTCGTAGCAGTAGTATTGTACCTAGCTCCAGGTGAGGTGAGCTTCTCCCTGACTACAGCCCATGGTCGTCACGGATAGTCGTTCAAATAAGGTATAGGTTTATACTGAATGTCATCGTCAAGCCTCCATCATAAGACACGCGCAAGCCATCACAGGTTACTGCGGAAGCGTCGTGGGAGGAGCCCAATGACCATGACCATGCCCAGTAGCTTACGAGGGCCAATGCTCATCATAGTGGGCTCGTCCAGCCTAAGCCGAGCCTTTTGGCCCCAGTGCCACGGTCTTGGCTGATGAGTATCGAATTGAGAGTCTGTGACGCGGGAAATGAAGGCCGCCTTGGTTTGTGCCGAATACGCCGGCTTGGAAGTCTTGGAACATGCACACCAAGCCGCGACTGTGAACAACCAATCCCATCCCCTAGATAAAAAGGCAGAAAATTCCGTCTTGGCCGTAATTATCAGTCATGAGATCAATTCACCGTTCTACTTTCTCAACTCACTTTTACATTTCCATTACCGAAGAGAAACCGACTTGACTTGTTTAAGCGATTGAATGTCAATTGACTGTCAAAGCACAACGCCCAGTAAACTTGATACTCTTGGCGTTGCACCGCCAATGTAGGACGAAACCATACGAAAAGATGGCAAGGAATCAATAATCATAAGATGCGCTGAAGAAGGCGAGCCGCGAGTCTTGGCTGGATCTGTTCACTTCTTTATCCCAATCAGCGTCTATTCTCAGACGATTTGTAGAGGGGAATAGAGTTGCTCAGAAGCTCGGTTGGCTGCCGAGAGATAATGGCTGGTGACAACAAACTGCCAATAAGGTTACAGCAGCACATGCCAGGGCAACCACTTATACGGCTAGATGATTGAAGATCAAGTGCCAACTCAACAAGCTCGCCGGGAGTTGAAGgagtaggtacctattcaAGATAACTACCGGTCTCATCGGGTCTACGCTATCCTTTCATGGCATTGTACAGGATCTGAATGTGATGCCCATTACACTATCTCGTATAAATACAGTTGTTGCGATGGACCATTGCACTATCAGTATCGAGAACATTCCACTTGGATGTCTTCACTAATACACACACAGTGATCTAGAAGCTATCGATGTGAATAAACTCGAGACATGGTGTTTCTATGGTGTTAGGACCAACCAATTCGTAGAGAGCTTCGCATCCCCATAAAATATCGGAATCGCGGAGCTCATTACTTCCGTCGTCAGGTCAAGGGTACGTACCTAGATACCCAAGTTTCCACATAATCACAGTTTTGAAAAATGATCACGTGATGAGGGGGTGAAGGGCAAGAACCCTACATCGCTCTTTCCCTGTGCGCCTAAGCGATTGTTGCAACAACCGCCTTCAAATCGACCCCAGCCAGGCCATCAGTTTTCCGCTCAGCGAATtcaacaacacaacaccGCGATCATGGCTGACGAATACGTACGTGTGCTCTCGATATACCCCTTCCCCTCTGGAAATAGAAAACATACACCCGCCGCCGAGATGGCTTCCTCGACTCCCGCCCGCTAccaacgatgatgatgaacgaTATTGGAGAGATGGAGATAATACAAAAGAGAGCTTGACTGACTTGTGTTCCGGATAACAGGACGCCGAGCAGGCTGCCGAGctcaagagaaagagagcCTTCCGAAAGTTCTCCTACCGAGGAATCGACCTTGATCAGTATGTTGCCACTGCACGATTTCTGCGCCTCGAttgctggaagatgaagacttgCGAGGACGCACCCCCGAGCGAACGGAACCCATGCTGATGTTTGATTTTTCTCCACTCCACAGGCTCCTCGACCTCTCCTCCGACCAGCTTCGCGATGTTGTCCACGCTCGTGCCCGCCGCAGGATCAACCGTGGCCTGAAGCGCCGCCCCATGggtctcatcaagaagctccgaAAGGCTAAGCAGGAGGCTCAGCCCAACGAGAAGCCCGACCTCGTCAAGACCCACCTCCGAGACATGATTGTCGTCCCCGAGATGATTGGCAGTGTCATTGGTATCTACTCCGGCAAGGAGTTCAACCAGGTCGAGATCAAGCCTGAGATGGTTGGTCACTACCTGGCTGAGTTCTCTATCTCATAGTACGTTTCTACCCTCTACCATCAACAAGGGGAAATATGACTAACCCTCCCTCCAGCAAGCCTGTCAAGCACGGTAGGCCCGGTATTGGTGCCACGCACTCTTCTCGATTCATTCCCCTCAAGTAAGAAGGTTGCGGTCTCGGGTGGTTTCTGCATTCATGGACATTTTGGGCGAAAAGGACTGGTTCTGGTAGATGGGCAAAACATCTATCAAAAACACTGATGACAATGGGTACCATGATTAGTACAATAAAGGAGCATTGTCCGCTTGATGACTACCCTCGACTACCGCTGATGCTTGACAATTGTGATAACGCTTCTAGAACCCAATGTTTCCAAACCCCCATGCTCCACAAACTCTTCCTACCCTGACCTGCTGAAATGAAAAGCCTCAAGTTCTTATGACATCATTCCAGACGTTCGGCGGTCCTGAATATGTTGTGCGGGTCAAGTTTTGCGAGAAATTCTTTGAATTGGCGTTTCCGCCATTTCCATTTAGAGATTCCTTGGTGTGGCAAAGTGAACATCTGAGGCGTGATCGGGCCTGACTGAAGTCAATCAATATCTCCTCGCCTGCTGTGACATCCTTCTCAAGCGTCAACGTAATGTCGTAAGTTTCAGCAACTATGAATGTTGCCTGCGCACAGCCTGGGCAACCATGGTTGATGTTTGGAGCCAAAGCATTGTTAAGACCAGTGGTCATCGCAGGGTTCGGACAGGCGTTGTCTTGTTTGAACTTGTCGTAGCATATGGATATCGGCGCGTTACAGTTGATTTTCTTCATTTCGCACAGGGAAGCAAGATCATTAGGAGGTTCTCTGGGTACAATGGGACCAACGAATATTGGGTGTTTTGCGCCGGTGATCTGGTAGCCATGAGTAAGGTTACGACGGGCAAAAGCTCCAGTTTTGCCTTTGACTCCTGTATGGTGGCGAATTTCGATGTCTCTAGTCCGTCGATCAACCTTCCAAtttgatgatgaatttgCAGTGTTCATGTCTTTGAGAGTTAGATTGTATGAGCATCTTATCACAGGTTGTTTGTTTTGTTCTTACCACTGCTCCGACCGCTCTGGTT is a genomic window containing:
- a CDS encoding probable ribosomal protein S12, cytosolic codes for the protein MADEYDAEQAAELKRKRAFRKFSYRGIDLDQLLDLSSDQLRDVVHARARRRINRGLKRRPMGLIKKLRKAKQEAQPNEKPDLVKTHLRDMIVVPEMIGSVIGIYSGKEFNQVEIKPEMVGHYLAEFSISYKPVKHGRPGIGATHSSRFIPLK